In the Quercus lobata isolate SW786 chromosome 5, ValleyOak3.0 Primary Assembly, whole genome shotgun sequence genome, one interval contains:
- the LOC115990370 gene encoding uncharacterized protein LOC115990370, translating into MHWVIVDNGSSADILYYPTFQQMRIDRERLTPTNAPLVGFGGTKVFPLGVITLSVTAGDYPRHITKEVMFLVVDYSSAYNAILGRPTLNSWKAATSTYHLMIKFPTKYGVGELRGNQIAAQECYIAMLEMEDQQQTMCIEEQRALAEPIEELEEVSLDDSRLERTTRIGTLASWPVRQMLTTFFRDNKGVFAWSHEDMPGINPTVMVHKLNVSSSFPPIRQKKRVFAQERDKAIAEEV; encoded by the coding sequence ATGCATTGGGTCATcgtcgacaacggcagctcagCGGACATCTTATACTACCCGACATTCCAACAAATGAGGATTGATAGGGAACGATTAACCCCAACAAATGCCCCACTTGTGGGATTTGGGGGAACAAAGGTGTTCCCCTTAGGTGTAATTACACTATCTGTGACGGCAGGTGACTATCCTCGGCATATCACTAAGGAAGTAATGTTTCTCGTAGTCGACTACTCGTCTGCCTACAATGCCATTCTCGGACGGCCCACTCTCAATTCCTGGAAGGCGGCAACTTCAACATACCACTTGATGATTAAATTCCCGACGAAGTATGGGGTAGGAGAACTGCGGGGAAATCAAATAGCAGCACAGGAATGCTATATTGCCATGCTAGAGATGGAGGATCAACAACAAACGATGTGTATCGAAGAGCAACGAGCACTAGCAGAGCCAATTGAAGAGCTGGAAGAGGTAAGCCTTGATGACTCGCGGCTGGAACGGACGACCAGAATTGGCACACTAGCTAGTTGGCCAGTGCGCCAAATGCTCACAACTTTCTTCAGAGATAACAAAGGCGTGTTCGCCTGGAGTCACGAAGACATGCCAGGAATTAACCCCACAGTCATGGTCCACAAGTTAAATGTGTCGTCCTCATTCCCTCCAATCCGACAAAAGAAACGAGTGTTCGCCCAGGAGCGGGACAAGGCCATAGCTGAGGAAGTTTGA
- the LOC115990371 gene encoding uncharacterized protein LOC115990371: protein MASTNNIQGDEPPRSTALERQVQTLMAAVERLTKQNHDLEEQLRQRDARHNVQEENQEGTSAERRDQEKPEGRNAPSRLERQNMSLPSLMDSALPPIVAEMQAMKEQMEVMMNVLKGRVSNDLDDLVNRTDSPFTTSVNSFPLPQKFRMPQIESYDGVKDPLDHLETFKTLMHLQGVPDEIMCRVFLTMLKGPVRIWFSRLTPSSINTFKELSAQFTSYFIGGHRYKRSIVCLMSIKQREDETLRSYITRFNKEALSIDEADDKILVAAFTNGLRKGKFLFSLYKNDPKTMTDVLYRATKYMNAEDALLASDEKPRTRERQEDTRQDRRRKIARIGDQRDERHPRPPTGKFTNFTPLTAPIDQVLMQIEEEGALTFPGKLKGDPNKRSRDKYCRFHRDHGHDTANCYDLKQQIEALIRQGKLQRFVSKERTDLPQEQAPRRENEHPKPPMGT, encoded by the coding sequence ATGGCTTCCACCAACAACATTCAAGGGGATGAGCCGCCAAGATCTACTGCATTAGAGAGGCAGGTCCAAACTCTCATGGCAGCAGTAGAACGTCTCACAAAACAGAACCATGATTTGGAGGAGCAGTTACGCCAAAGGGACGCAAGACATAACGTTCAGGAGGAAAACCAAGAAGGTACCAGTGCTGAACGAAGGGACCAAGAGAAGCCAGAGGGCAGAAACGCCCCAAGCAGACTAGAGCGGCAAAACATGAGCCTTCCATCCCTCATGGATTCGGCCCTTCCACCTATTGTCGCAGAGATGCAGGCaatgaaggaacagatggagGTCATGATGAATGTCCTCAAGGGACGAGTGTCCAATGATCTTGATGACCTAGTAAACAGAACCGACTCACCGTTCACTACCTCCGTAAACTCATTCCCCCTGCCACAAAAGTTTCGCATGCCCCAGATTGAAAGCTACGACGGGGTCAAGGATCCCCTCGATCATCTAGAGActttcaagaccctaatgcaccttcaaggggtaCCAGACGAGATCATGTGTAGGGTCTTCCTGACGATGCTGAAGGGCCCTGTGAGAATTTGGTTCAGTAGATTAACGCCAAGCTCCATCAATACTTTCAAGGAATTGAGCGCCCAGTTCACCTCGTACTTTATTGGGGGACATAGGTACAAAAGGTCTATTGTGTGCTTAATGAGCATCAAGCAGCGAGAAGACGAGACACTGCGGTCCTATATAACTCGTTTCAACAAGGAGGCCCTTTCAATTGACGAAGCGGATGATAAGATACTTGTAGCTGCATTCACTAATGGATTGcggaagggtaagtttttgttttctttatacaaaAATGACCCGAAGACCATGACGGACGTACTTTATAGAGCCACCAAatacatgaatgcagaagatgcgtTGTTGGCCAGCGATGAGAAGCCCAGGACGAGGGAAAGACAGGAGGACACACGACAGGATAGGAGGCGAAAGATTGCTAGAATCGGAGATCAACGAGATGAAAGGCACCCTAGACCCCCCACTGGGAAGTTCACCAACTTCACCCCATTAACCGCCCCGATAGATCAAGTCTTAATGCAGATCGAGGAAGAAGGAGCACTGACGTTCCCTGGTAAACTAAAGGGAGACCCCAACAAGAGGTCAAGGGATAAGTATTGCCGCTTCCACCGTGACCACGGGCACGACACAGCCAACTGCTACGATCtaaagcagcagattgaggcccttattAGACAAGGTAAGCTACAGAGGTTTGTAAGCAAGGAAAGAACCGATCTGCCCCAGGAGCAGGCCCCACGAAGGGAGAATGAGCACCCTAAACCACCTATGGGGACATAA